A genomic segment from Methanoplanus limicola DSM 2279 encodes:
- a CDS encoding TIGR04255 family protein has protein sequence MTDYSNSPIREAVCEFRFSKKTGRDKDLSLKYYEKIKSEFPKKEVKKVHHFQVNADIEGIQNSKTELNDRHLFFDNDRRFIVQIAPGLLSISCLEPYPSWDIFNEKIRLAYNTLSELTEIHGIERIGLLYVNKIEISDKPAELKDYFTFYPNIPKMPELTVGNINMGSDFLYNAGNDICRVQLTRAVPEKKGDIAFLLTTDFFTAKPGSVVPNDALLWTEVAHNEIKNIFRNCITEKTESLFNGDD, from the coding sequence ATGACTGATTATAGCAATTCACCAATAAGAGAAGCTGTATGTGAATTTAGGTTTTCAAAAAAGACCGGCCGGGACAAAGACCTGTCTTTGAAATATTACGAAAAGATAAAATCAGAATTTCCAAAAAAGGAAGTAAAAAAGGTTCATCACTTCCAGGTAAACGCAGATATAGAAGGCATTCAGAACAGTAAAACTGAATTAAATGACAGACATCTGTTCTTTGACAACGACAGAAGATTTATAGTTCAGATTGCTCCGGGATTGCTGTCAATAAGTTGTTTAGAACCGTATCCTTCATGGGATATATTTAATGAAAAGATCAGACTGGCCTATAATACATTGAGTGAACTGACAGAAATTCACGGGATTGAAAGAATAGGGCTGCTATATGTCAATAAGATCGAAATCTCAGACAAACCTGCGGAATTAAAAGATTATTTCACATTCTACCCAAACATACCAAAAATGCCCGAACTGACCGTTGGAAATATCAATATGGGATCTGATTTTCTTTACAATGCCGGCAATGACATATGCAGAGTTCAGCTGACAAGAGCAGTTCCTGAAAAAAAGGGAGATATAGCATTCCTTCTCACCACCGATTTTTTCACAGCAAAACCGGGATCTGTGGTGCCAAATGATGCTCTGCTCTGGACAGAAGTGGCCCATAATGAAATAAAAAATATCTTCAGGAATTGCATTACAGAAAAAACAGAATCATTGTTTAATGGAGATGACTAA